The Salvia miltiorrhiza cultivar Shanhuang (shh) chromosome 1, IMPLAD_Smil_shh, whole genome shotgun sequence genome has a window encoding:
- the LOC131025051 gene encoding 14 kDa proline-rich protein DC2.15-like, which produces MGSNKTTSIALFLVLNLVFFTLSSACGSCPTPKPKPPPPPPKPTPCPPPPATPSKATCPRDTLKLGVCADLLGGLIGVTIGTPPKTPCCTLLEGLADLEAAVCLCTAIKANVLGINLNVPVSLSLLLNVCSKKVPKGFKCA; this is translated from the coding sequence ATGGGTTCCAATAAAACCACATCAATTGCCCTTTTCTTAGTGCTAAACCTTGTATTCTTCACTCTTTCTAGTGCATGTGGCTCTTGCCCTACTCCCAAACCaaagccgccgccgccaccacctaAGCCGACTCCATGCCCTCCGCCCCCGGCCACCCCGAGCAAGGCCACTTGCCCTAGGGATACCCTAAAACTAGGTGTATGTGCTGATTTGCTTGGTGGGTTGATTGGTGTCACAATTGGAACTCCTCCAAAAACTCCATGCTGCACCCTTCTCGAAGGGCTGGCCGATCTCGAGGCGGCCGTGTGCCTCTGCACCGCCATCAAGGCCAATGTTTTGGGCATCAACCTTAACGTTCCCGTTTCTCTTAGTCTGCTTCTCAATGTTTGCTCCAAGAAGGTTCCAAAGGGCTTCAAGTGCGcctaa
- the LOC131025062 gene encoding 14 kDa proline-rich protein DC2.15-like, whose translation MASKQKTSIALFLALNLLFFTLSSACGTCPGPNPKPKPKPKPKPTPSPSKGSCPRDTLKLGVCANLLGGLLGVTIGTPPKKPCCSLIVGLADLEAAVCLCTAIKANVLGINLNVPVSLSLLLNVCSKKVPKGFVCA comes from the coding sequence atgGCTTCCAAGCAAAAGACATCAATTGCACTATTCCTTGCCCTAAACCTTCTCTTCTTCACTCTTTCAAGTGCGTGTGGAACGTGCCCCGGTCCAAACCCTAAGCCCAAACCTAAGCCAAAGCCGAAGCCAACTCCAAGCCCTAGCAAGGGTAGTTGTCCTAGAGATACCCTAAAACTAGGGGTGTGTGCTAACTTGCTCGGCGGATTGCTTGGTGTGACCATCGGAACTCCTCCAAAAAAGCCGTGCTGCAGCCTCATCGTGGGTTTGGCTGACTTGGAGGCGGCCGTTTGCCTTTGCACCGCGATCAAAGCCAATGTTCTTGGGATCAACCTAAATGTGCCTGTTTCCCTTAGCTTGCTTCTCAATGTTTGCTCCAAGAAAGTTCCAAAGGGTTTCGTTTGCGCCTAA